The Methylomonas sp. UP202 DNA window GCCGAGCGCTGGGTATCCGGCGTAATCGCCGGATACCGAAGAGGCCCGATAGTTGCCGGGTTCGGCCAGCGGCCTTAAATCGGGTGTTGCGGTACGGCCGCGTTCCGGCGGCGCTTGCCGGGTTGGACTGTAAGCCCGCTCGGAGGGCGCGTTCTTGGAAATGGGTTGAGAGCTGCAGCCATCCAGCAGCGCAATCAGCAGGACGGCGGCGATTTTGTTGGCGCGCGGAGAATTCGGAGGTTTCAAAGGTCGGGTTACCCAATGTTATTTATACAGCGCGCCTCCGTCGTCGTCGTTTTCTTCCAGCATCATGTCCTTGACCTCGAAATTGACGTTTTCGGCGCCCAGTTTGATCATCAGGCGGACTTCGTTGCGGGAGTCGGCGGCGTGCAGCGCGTCTTCGTAGCTAATTTTACCGGCTGCGTACAAATCGTAAAGCGCTTGGTCGAAAGTCTGCATGCCGTGTTCGCGCGAATTCTTCATCAATTCCTTCAGTTTATGCACTTCGCCCTTGCGGATCATGTCCGACACCAGCGGGGTGTTCAACAGAATTTCGATCGCCGGATAGCGACCCTTGCCGTCCGAGCGTTGCACCAGTTGTTGGGCGACGATACCACGCAGATTCAACGATAGGTCCATGAACAATTGGCTATGCATCTCCTCCGGAAAGAAATGCAGAATCCGATCCAACGCTTGGTTGGCGTTGTTGGCATGCAAGGTACAAACGCACAAGTGACCGGTTTCGGCGAAGGTGATGGCGTGCTGCATCGTGTCGCGGGTGCGTACCTCGCCGATCAGGATCACGTCGGGCGCTTGCCGCAAGGTGTTTTTCAGCGCGACTTCGAAGGACTCGGTATCCAGGCCCACCTCGCGCTGCGTCACAATACAGCCTTGGTGCGGATGGATGAACTCGATTGGGTCCTCGATCGAAATGATGTGGCCGCTGGTGTTTTCGTTGCGATGCCGAATCAGTGCCGCCAGCGATGTCGATTTACCGGTGCCGGTCGCGCCGACGAACATCACCAGACCGCGCTTATACATGATCAAGTCTTTCAGCACCGGCGGCAGGTGCAGTTGTTCGGCGGTCGGAATCGTGGTTTCGATGCGGCGTAACACCATGCCGGCCGAATCGCGTTGAGTGAAGGCGCTTACCCGGAAGCGACCCAATTCACTGACACTCAGCGCGAACTGGCATTCCTTGGTATTCTCGAACTCGTCGCGCTGGCGTTGCGACATCACGCTGAGCACCAGTTTCATGGTTTGTTCGCTGTTCAAAACACCCTTGGATACTTCGACGACCTTGCCGTCCACTTTCATCGACGGCGCCCGGCCGGCGGTAATGAACAGGTCGGACGCTCTTTTCTCAACCATCAGCGCCAATAAGGCTTTAAAGTCCATGGCCCCTCCTTAATCTCAGCGGAACATATCTTTGTTGACCGCGCGCGTCATCGCCGCCTTCGCGGTGATCAAACCCTTATCAACCAGCTCCTTCAGGTTTTGATCCAGCGTCTGCATGCCGTCCTTGCGGCCGGTTTGGATCGCCGAATACATTTGCGCCACCTTGGCCTCGCGGATCAGGTTGCGAATCGCCGGCGTGCCGACCATGATTTCGTGCGCGGCGATTCGGCCGCCGCCGACTTTCTTCAGCAGCGTTTGAGAAATTACCGCTTGCAAGGACTCCGACAGCATGGCCCGGATCATGTCTTTCTCGGCGGCGGGGAACACGTCGATAATCCGGTCTATGGTTTTCGCGGCCGAGGTGGTGTGCAGCGTGCCGAACACCAAGTGGCCGGTTTCCGCGGCGGTCAGCGCCAGCCGGATGGTTTCCAGGTCGCGCATCTCGCCGACCAGGATGATGTCGGGGTCTTCCCGCAAGGCCGAGCGCAAGGCTTCGTTAAAACCCAAGGTATCGCGGTGAATTTCGCGTTGGTTGATCAGCGATTTCTGGCTTTCGTGAACGAATTCGATCGGGTCTTCGACGGTCAGGATGTGCGCGTAATCGTTGGTGTTGATGTGATTGATCATCGCCGCTAGCGTCGTCGACTTACCGGAACCGGTCGGTCCGGTCACCAGGATCAAGCCGCGTGGTTTGGTACACAGTTCCGCGAAAAATTTCGGCGCGTCCAAATCTTCCAACGTCAGCACCTTGGACGGAATGGTCCGGAACACGCCGGCCGCGCCGCGATCCT harbors:
- a CDS encoding type IV pilus twitching motility protein PilT, whose protein sequence is MDIAELLTFSVKNKASDLHLSAGLPPMIRVDGDIRRINIPPLNHKEVHALIYDIMNDKQRRDYEEFLETDFSFALPGVARFRVNAFNQDRGAAGVFRTIPSKVLTLEDLDAPKFFAELCTKPRGLILVTGPTGSGKSTTLAAMINHINTNDYAHILTVEDPIEFVHESQKSLINQREIHRDTLGFNEALRSALREDPDIILVGEMRDLETIRLALTAAETGHLVFGTLHTTSAAKTIDRIIDVFPAAEKDMIRAMLSESLQAVISQTLLKKVGGGRIAAHEIMVGTPAIRNLIREAKVAQMYSAIQTGRKDGMQTLDQNLKELVDKGLITAKAAMTRAVNKDMFR
- a CDS encoding PilT/PilU family type 4a pilus ATPase; its protein translation is MDFKALLALMVEKRASDLFITAGRAPSMKVDGKVVEVSKGVLNSEQTMKLVLSVMSQRQRDEFENTKECQFALSVSELGRFRVSAFTQRDSAGMVLRRIETTIPTAEQLHLPPVLKDLIMYKRGLVMFVGATGTGKSTSLAALIRHRNENTSGHIISIEDPIEFIHPHQGCIVTQREVGLDTESFEVALKNTLRQAPDVILIGEVRTRDTMQHAITFAETGHLCVCTLHANNANQALDRILHFFPEEMHSQLFMDLSLNLRGIVAQQLVQRSDGKGRYPAIEILLNTPLVSDMIRKGEVHKLKELMKNSREHGMQTFDQALYDLYAAGKISYEDALHAADSRNEVRLMIKLGAENVNFEVKDMMLEENDDDGGALYK